In Montipora capricornis isolate CH-2021 chromosome 4, ASM3666992v2, whole genome shotgun sequence, a single genomic region encodes these proteins:
- the LOC138046466 gene encoding uncharacterized protein, translated as MNFIDAKMERNDEMTSPELTRRVLLRFRTQFSQDKIRRLRKKLGWVQTGTNYCQLIREQNRVKRLEFCSNCLQENEQCNNVIITAECSVLLKNHSKLNFHRKWEQPKLKGKPKHPVKVHVWAGISKKRPSQITIFEGNMDVQFYVSEILSNGLLPFIHDNFPDGHCFQQDNDPKYTSRLARSFMEGNGIYWWKTSPESPDLNPIELLWHKLEHFLQNQVKLKTKE; from the coding sequence ATGAATTTCATTGATGCCAAAATGGAAAGAAATGATGAAATGACATCACCGGAACTGACAAGAAGAGTCCTCCTAAGGTTTAGAACCCAATTCTCCCAAGATAAAATCAGACggctaagaaaaaaacttggcTGGGTGCAAACAGGCACAAATTACTGTCAGCTAATTCGAGAGCAAAACCGAGTTAAGAGATTGGAGTTCTGCAGCAATTGCTTGCAAGAAAATGAACAGTGTAATAACGTGATAATCACGGCTGAGTGTTCtgttctcctcaaaaaccacaGCAAGCTTAACTTTCATCGCAAGTGGGAGCAACCAAAGCTTAAAGGCAAACCGAAACATCCTGTCAAAGTGCACGTGTGGGCCGGAATCTCCAAGAAGAGGCCGTCGCAAATCACAATATTCGAAGGAAACATGGACGTGCAGTTTTATGTCTCCGAGATCCTTAGCAACGGGCTGCTTCCATTTATCCACGATAACTTCCCCGATGGTCACTGCTTTCAACAAGACAATGATCCAAAGTATACAAGTCGCCTTGCTAGAAGCTTCATGGAGGGTAATGGAATATATTGGTGGAAGACTTCCCCTGAATCTCCAGATCTTAACCCAATTGAATTGCTTTGGCACAAACTAGAGCATTTCCTTCAGAACCAAGTTaagctgaaaacaaaagaatag